One Moorella sp. E308F genomic region harbors:
- a CDS encoding dodecin family protein, with protein sequence MHVKVVELVGESPHNWKDAVQQAVAEASREVKNISGVEVYNLTANVRDGKLTEFKANVKIAYADHSADL encoded by the coding sequence TTGCACGTTAAAGTAGTAGAACTGGTGGGCGAATCGCCCCATAACTGGAAGGATGCCGTCCAGCAGGCAGTGGCTGAAGCTAGCCGGGAGGTAAAAAACATCTCTGGCGTAGAGGTTTATAACCTGACTGCCAATGTTAGAGACGGCAAACTAACCGAATTCAAGGCCAATGTGAAAATCGCTTATGCCGATCATAGCGCCGATCTATAA
- the hepT gene encoding type VII toxin-antitoxin system HepT family RNase toxin encodes MVDAAVINRKLQQLESYLAQLEKHKHVKAPDLEKNMELAWIVEHGLQLSIQVVLDIGTHILAEEGIIVDEYSNIFGELAELGVLPEKFARDISGMSGFRNILVHEYGKVDMEKVADIMNHHLDDFRQFARYIVKYLGWSF; translated from the coding sequence ATGGTTGATGCGGCCGTTATCAATCGAAAATTGCAACAGCTGGAAAGTTATCTAGCTCAACTGGAGAAGCATAAACATGTTAAGGCCCCTGACCTGGAAAAAAATATGGAACTAGCCTGGATCGTAGAACATGGTTTGCAACTAAGCATCCAGGTTGTACTGGATATAGGTACGCATATCCTGGCTGAAGAAGGAATTATTGTAGATGAATATAGCAATATTTTTGGTGAACTTGCCGAACTAGGGGTTTTACCTGAAAAATTTGCCCGGGATATTTCCGGCATGTCAGGATTTAGAAATATTCTGGTCCATGAATATGGCAAGGTAGATATGGAAAAAGTGGCCGATATCATGAACCACCACCTTGATGATTTTCGTCAGTTTGCCCGCTATATTGTTAAGTACCTGGGTTGGAGTTTTTAG
- the mntA gene encoding type VII toxin-antitoxin system MntA family adenylyltransferase antitoxin, whose product MENTSLSLEERLREALITRKEIMFAYLFGSHARGTANKLSDVDVAVFLDELRLPPVGHYGYKSELLVAMRQELREPLDFVILNEAPLPLRFRVLRDGKLLFCRDTRVRITFHEKTMRDYLDFRPMQKIQVEYLHKRMAEGRFGGARDG is encoded by the coding sequence ATGGAGAATACTTCCCTTTCGCTGGAAGAACGCTTGCGGGAGGCCTTGATAACGAGAAAAGAAATTATGTTTGCTTATCTCTTTGGTTCCCACGCCCGGGGAACGGCGAATAAACTGAGTGATGTAGACGTGGCCGTTTTTCTGGATGAACTCCGTTTACCGCCGGTGGGTCACTATGGTTATAAAAGTGAGTTGCTTGTTGCCATGAGACAGGAGCTGCGGGAACCGTTGGATTTTGTTATCCTTAATGAAGCACCTTTACCCCTGCGTTTTCGTGTCCTGCGGGATGGAAAACTCCTATTCTGCCGCGATACCCGGGTTCGGATAACTTTCCACGAAAAAACCATGCGGGATTACCTTGATTTCCGGCCCATGCAGAAGATTCAAGTGGAGTACCTGCACAAGAGAATGGCCGAAGGACGCTTTGGGGGTGCAAGGGATGGTTGA
- a CDS encoding secondary thiamine-phosphate synthase enzyme YjbQ gives MLFTFDLQTPSKEAMVDITHLAARAVQEAGVKEGLCLVYVPHTTAGVTINENADPDVAADILAALARIVPAGGYRHGEGNSPAHIKTSLMGSSQMVIVHNGNLVLGTWQGIYFCEFDGPRRRKVHIKVWQG, from the coding sequence ATGCTTTTTACCTTTGATCTCCAGACGCCAAGCAAAGAGGCCATGGTTGATATTACCCACCTGGCAGCTAGAGCAGTACAGGAGGCGGGTGTAAAGGAAGGCCTTTGCCTGGTCTACGTCCCCCACACGACGGCAGGCGTTACTATAAATGAAAATGCCGACCCGGATGTGGCGGCCGATATCCTGGCGGCTCTGGCCAGAATTGTTCCGGCGGGAGGTTACCGCCACGGCGAAGGCAACTCGCCGGCTCACATCAAAACCTCCCTCATGGGCAGCAGCCAGATGGTGATTGTCCATAACGGCAACCTGGTGCTCGGTACCTGGCAGGGCATTTATTTCTGCGAATTCGACGGTCCCCGCCGGCGCAAGGTGCATATCAAGGTATGGCAGGGATAG
- a CDS encoding helix-turn-helix transcriptional regulator, which yields MASDQIHPALEAMKPVARGIAATFGKNCEVVLHDLSEPSSSLIFKAGSVTNREIGAPVTNLVLEALQRYGDATEDLIGYLNRTKDGKVLKSSTIFIRDNSGKIIGCLCINFDLTEFQLAKNILEDFCQLKDLAEAGFERTQEQFARDINEVVDNVVENVLQELGKPVPVMTKEEKVKAVEMLDDRGIFLVKGAVDVVAQALAVSKYTIYNYLEEARALKGNRRAVL from the coding sequence ATGGCAAGCGACCAAATTCACCCGGCCCTGGAGGCGATGAAGCCCGTAGCCAGGGGCATAGCAGCAACCTTCGGTAAAAATTGTGAAGTTGTTCTTCATGATCTCAGCGAGCCGTCCAGTTCCCTTATTTTCAAAGCCGGATCGGTGACTAATAGAGAAATCGGCGCCCCGGTTACCAATCTGGTGTTAGAAGCTCTGCAACGTTACGGTGACGCCACCGAGGATTTAATCGGCTATCTTAACCGGACCAAGGACGGTAAGGTCTTGAAATCCTCCACCATTTTTATCCGTGATAACAGCGGCAAGATCATTGGTTGCCTGTGTATTAACTTTGATCTTACTGAGTTCCAGCTGGCAAAAAATATTTTAGAAGACTTTTGCCAGCTAAAGGACCTGGCGGAAGCAGGTTTTGAACGTACCCAGGAGCAGTTTGCCCGGGACATTAACGAAGTGGTTGACAACGTAGTGGAAAACGTCCTGCAGGAACTGGGCAAACCGGTACCGGTCATGACCAAGGAAGAAAAGGTTAAGGCCGTGGAAATGCTTGATGACCGGGGTATTTTCCTGGTCAAGGGGGCGGTGGATGTGGTAGCCCAGGCCCTGGCAGTTTCAAAATATACCATTTATAATTACCTGGAGGAAGCCCGGGCCCTTAAAGGCAACCGGAGGGCCGTACTATAG
- a CDS encoding dicarboxylate/amino acid:cation symporter — MKLPQKLAIGFILGIVAGLIFQFTGWNAKVLQPFGDLFIRLIRMVVVPLVVSSLIAGAAGMSDAAKFGRVAIKIIGYYFFTTAVAVTLGLIVANVVHPGLGVTLSTEGLKVKEVTPPSMVQTLLNIVPINPIEAMAKGELLPMIFFAIIFGFALSSLGEVGQPVLNFFDIVMNTMIKVTGYVMEYAPFGVFALIAVTVGVHGIGVLLPLLKLIIVMYLVALLHIVIVYTPFITIVGKLRPVTFFRGVAEPLLVAFTTCSSAAALPLNMRAVERLGVPKSISSFTIPLGNTINMDGASIYLGIASIFISEVFGMHLGLNQQLTIILMAILASVGSVGVPGAALIVMTMVFQSVGLPIEGIALVAGVDRILDMARTPLNILGDATGALVVAQSEGELVKPETKVSM, encoded by the coding sequence GTGAAACTACCGCAAAAGCTAGCTATTGGCTTTATCCTTGGTATTGTAGCCGGATTAATATTCCAGTTTACCGGGTGGAATGCCAAGGTGTTACAGCCCTTTGGTGACCTTTTTATTCGTTTAATCCGGATGGTTGTTGTCCCCCTGGTAGTATCATCTTTAATTGCCGGGGCAGCGGGGATGAGCGATGCCGCCAAATTTGGCCGGGTGGCAATTAAAATCATAGGATATTATTTTTTTACTACTGCCGTTGCTGTAACACTTGGCTTAATCGTGGCTAATGTGGTACACCCGGGCCTGGGTGTTACCTTAAGTACAGAGGGATTAAAAGTTAAAGAAGTAACTCCACCTTCGATGGTCCAAACCTTGCTCAATATTGTTCCGATTAACCCCATTGAGGCCATGGCCAAAGGTGAATTGCTTCCAATGATCTTTTTTGCCATTATATTTGGCTTCGCTTTAAGTTCACTTGGTGAGGTCGGCCAGCCAGTACTTAATTTCTTTGATATTGTTATGAACACCATGATAAAAGTAACTGGCTATGTTATGGAATATGCTCCTTTTGGTGTCTTTGCTTTGATTGCTGTAACCGTTGGCGTACACGGCATAGGCGTCTTATTACCACTGCTAAAATTGATAATCGTAATGTACCTGGTAGCCCTGCTCCATATTGTGATTGTCTATACACCGTTTATTACTATAGTCGGCAAATTGCGGCCAGTGACTTTCTTCCGGGGTGTAGCTGAACCACTTCTTGTGGCATTTACAACCTGTTCAAGTGCTGCTGCTTTACCTCTGAATATGCGAGCGGTAGAAAGATTAGGTGTACCTAAGTCAATCAGTAGTTTTACTATCCCGCTAGGAAATACCATTAATATGGATGGAGCAAGTATTTACCTGGGAATTGCTTCCATCTTTATCTCAGAAGTGTTTGGCATGCACCTGGGCCTCAACCAGCAGCTAACTATAATCCTCATGGCTATTCTAGCTTCCGTTGGTTCCGTAGGAGTGCCTGGCGCTGCTCTGATTGTCATGACCATGGTCTTTCAGTCTGTAGGTTTGCCTATTGAAGGTATTGCCCTGGTAGCAGGCGTTGACCGTATTTTAGACATGGCCAGGACGCCATTAAATATTTTAGGGGATGCAACCGGTGCCTTAGTAGTAGCTCAATCCGAAGGAGAACTGGTAAAACCGGAAACAAAGGTATCAATGTAG
- a CDS encoding threonine synthase encodes MSFVRCLECPRCHSTYTATEIHNLCQCGSPLLVRYDLERLGQAVKKEDLKSRRADLWRYWEFLPLEREENIVSLGEGFTPIFTANNLGRELGFKHLYIKDEGLNPTGTFKARGAALGVSKAKELGIKAIAMPTAGNAGGAWSSYGAKAGMEMIIAMPVDAPDLAKKECVVSGARTYLVKGLISDAGKIIAQGVKKYGWFDASTLKEPYRIEGKKTMGLEIAEQFNWELPDAVLYPTGGGVGIIGIWKALQELQDIGWIKGPLPKMISVQAEGCSPIVKAFQEGKKESEFFHGAQTIAGGIRVPKALGDFLVLEAVYESGGTAVSVSDDEILAAVKLVARTEGMFICPEGAAAVAGAQKLLTSGFLKPDEKVVVLNTGSGLKYPEMVELDLPVLEKEAEI; translated from the coding sequence ATGAGTTTTGTCCGTTGCTTGGAGTGTCCGAGGTGCCACAGTACTTATACAGCAACAGAGATTCATAATCTCTGCCAGTGTGGTTCTCCACTGCTGGTGCGTTATGATCTGGAACGCCTGGGGCAGGCTGTTAAAAAAGAGGACTTAAAAAGCCGGCGGGCCGATCTCTGGCGTTACTGGGAGTTTTTGCCTTTGGAGCGGGAAGAAAATATCGTTTCCCTGGGAGAAGGTTTTACTCCTATCTTTACTGCCAACAACCTGGGAAGGGAGCTTGGATTTAAGCACCTTTATATCAAAGATGAGGGCTTAAATCCAACCGGGACTTTTAAGGCCCGGGGTGCAGCCCTAGGCGTTTCTAAAGCTAAGGAATTAGGAATTAAAGCCATTGCCATGCCTACAGCCGGCAATGCCGGTGGTGCCTGGTCTTCCTATGGGGCCAAGGCGGGGATGGAAATGATTATTGCCATGCCTGTTGATGCTCCTGATCTGGCTAAAAAAGAGTGTGTGGTCAGCGGTGCCCGGACTTATTTGGTTAAAGGTTTAATCTCCGATGCCGGGAAAATCATCGCACAGGGGGTGAAAAAATACGGCTGGTTTGATGCTTCAACTCTAAAAGAGCCCTACCGCATTGAAGGCAAGAAGACCATGGGCCTGGAAATTGCCGAGCAATTTAACTGGGAGCTACCCGATGCCGTCCTCTATCCTACCGGCGGCGGGGTGGGTATCATCGGCATCTGGAAAGCCCTGCAAGAACTCCAGGATATTGGCTGGATTAAAGGGCCCTTACCCAAGATGATTTCCGTCCAGGCCGAAGGGTGTTCTCCCATTGTTAAGGCTTTCCAGGAAGGCAAAAAAGAATCGGAGTTTTTCCATGGTGCGCAGACTATTGCCGGCGGGATCCGGGTGCCCAAGGCTTTAGGTGATTTTTTGGTACTAGAGGCGGTTTACGAAAGCGGCGGTACGGCGGTAAGTGTTAGTGACGACGAGATTCTGGCAGCGGTAAAACTTGTCGCCAGGACAGAGGGCATGTTTATTTGCCCCGAGGGCGCCGCTGCCGTCGCCGGGGCGCAAAAATTGCTGACAAGCGGTTTCCTGAAGCCCGATGAAAAGGTGGTCGTTCTAAACACCGGTAGCGGTCTGAAATACCCGGAGATGGTAGAGCTAGACCTGCCGGTACTGGAGAAAGAGGCGGAAATTTAG
- a CDS encoding RidA family protein has product MSLKNVIATDGAPAAIGPYSQAIKVGNIIFTSGQIPIDPANGQVVEGGVAEQTARVMANLQAVLSAAGASLDDVVKITLYIKDMNDFGVINEVYSRYFAKEPPARSCVEVARLPKNVLVEIEAVAVVAGDKQTLE; this is encoded by the coding sequence TTGTCGCTCAAAAATGTTATTGCAACTGATGGGGCACCGGCAGCTATTGGTCCTTATTCCCAGGCTATTAAAGTTGGCAATATTATTTTTACTTCCGGTCAAATTCCCATTGACCCGGCCAACGGCCAGGTTGTGGAAGGTGGGGTGGCCGAGCAGACGGCCAGGGTGATGGCCAATTTGCAGGCCGTGCTGTCTGCTGCAGGAGCCAGCCTGGATGACGTTGTTAAAATAACACTGTACATTAAGGATATGAATGATTTTGGTGTCATCAATGAAGTTTACAGCCGTTATTTTGCCAAAGAACCCCCGGCGCGTTCCTGCGTGGAAGTGGCTCGGTTACCCAAAAATGTACTTGTGGAGATTGAGGCAGTCGCGGTTGTTGCCGGAGATAAGCAAACACTAGAGTAA
- a CDS encoding UxaA family hydrolase, which translates to MEKFFVHDKRDTVGVAVADIQAGETVSGWVMEDNSIITVKALSDIKLGHKIALKDIANGETVIKYGEPIGKTVAPIAKGEHVHVHNLKTARW; encoded by the coding sequence GTGGAAAAATTTTTTGTCCATGACAAGCGGGATACCGTTGGTGTGGCCGTGGCCGATATCCAGGCCGGCGAGACGGTTAGCGGATGGGTGATGGAAGACAACTCCATCATTACCGTAAAGGCCTTGAGCGACATCAAACTCGGCCACAAGATTGCCCTTAAGGACATCGCCAATGGTGAAACGGTAATCAAGTACGGCGAACCAATCGGCAAAACCGTAGCCCCCATTGCCAAAGGCGAACATGTCCACGTCCATAATTTAAAAACTGCGAGGTGGTAA
- a CDS encoding UxaA family hydrolase, which translates to MTGTKFMGYRRENGSVGVRNRVVILPLDDLSNAAAEGVAKLIDGTIALPHPYGRLQFGEDLELFFRTLIGTGSNPNVAACIVIGIEPNWTNRVVEGIAKTGKPVAGFAIERYGDLKVIEMASRKAIEFVQYATELQKEECDISELVVSIKCGESDTTSGLASNPSIGNAVDRLIDMGATVLFGETSELTGGEHLVAARCATPEIREQFMQSFKSYSDFIISQGVDLCGSQPTEGNIAGGLTTIEEKALGNIQKIGKRALIQGVLQPAEAPKGKGLWYMETSSAGAEAVTLFAAGGSVLHFFTTGQGNIVGNPIIPVIKISANPVTVSTMSEHIDVDLTGLLRREMDLDGAGTAILDMFIRTLNGRYTCAEALNHKEFILTKLYRSA; encoded by the coding sequence ATGACCGGGACCAAATTCATGGGCTACCGCCGGGAAAACGGTAGCGTCGGCGTCCGCAACCGGGTAGTTATTCTTCCCTTAGATGACCTTTCCAATGCTGCCGCCGAAGGTGTAGCCAAACTCATTGACGGCACCATCGCCCTGCCCCACCCCTATGGCCGCCTCCAATTCGGCGAAGACCTGGAACTCTTCTTCCGCACCTTAATCGGCACCGGCTCCAACCCCAATGTGGCGGCCTGCATCGTCATCGGAATTGAACCCAACTGGACCAACCGCGTGGTGGAAGGCATCGCCAAAACCGGGAAACCCGTGGCCGGCTTTGCCATTGAGCGCTACGGCGACCTGAAGGTCATTGAAATGGCTTCCCGCAAGGCTATCGAATTTGTCCAGTATGCTACCGAATTGCAAAAAGAGGAATGCGATATCTCCGAACTGGTCGTCAGCATCAAGTGCGGCGAGTCCGACACCACCTCTGGATTAGCCTCCAATCCTTCCATAGGTAACGCTGTCGATCGCCTGATCGATATGGGTGCCACCGTCCTCTTCGGCGAGACTTCCGAGCTTACCGGTGGCGAGCACCTGGTAGCCGCCCGTTGCGCCACCCCGGAGATCCGGGAACAGTTCATGCAGAGCTTTAAATCCTACAGCGACTTTATTATTTCCCAGGGCGTCGATCTCTGCGGCTCCCAGCCTACAGAAGGCAATATCGCCGGCGGCCTGACTACCATCGAAGAAAAGGCCCTCGGTAACATCCAGAAAATCGGCAAGCGGGCCCTGATCCAGGGTGTCCTCCAGCCCGCCGAAGCCCCCAAAGGTAAGGGTTTGTGGTACATGGAGACCTCTTCTGCCGGCGCTGAAGCCGTGACCCTTTTTGCTGCCGGCGGCTCGGTCCTGCACTTCTTCACCACCGGCCAAGGCAACATTGTCGGCAATCCCATCATCCCGGTAATCAAGATATCGGCCAACCCGGTAACGGTCAGTACCATGAGCGAGCACATTGACGTCGACCTGACAGGCCTGCTGCGCCGGGAAATGGACCTGGACGGTGCCGGCACCGCCATCCTGGATATGTTTATCCGTACCCTGAACGGCCGTTATACCTGCGCCGAGGCCCTGAACCACAAGGAATTTATCCTCACCAAACTTTACCGCAGCGCTTAA
- the sigF gene encoding RNA polymerase sporulation sigma factor SigF has protein sequence MNLPRFPLLSEAETEELLRRAKAGDKEARERLINCNLKLVFNLVQRFEHRNYELEDLFQIGTIGLIKAIDKFDLSYQVRFSTYAVPMILGEIRRFLRDDSTVKVSRSLKETAFKVNRTREEMAKKLGREPSISEIAEAMDLSREEIVAALEAVQMPGSIHDTIYQDDGDPIYVLDQLATEEGEETAWLDKIAIKEVLRKIPEKHRRVLVMRFFQDKTQAEVAARMGLSQVQISRIERQALQKVRELLQAEGNKGASPADKENG, from the coding sequence ATGAACCTGCCCCGCTTTCCCCTCCTGTCTGAGGCTGAAACAGAAGAGCTGTTACGCCGGGCCAAGGCGGGGGATAAAGAAGCCCGGGAGCGGTTGATTAATTGCAACCTCAAGCTGGTTTTCAACCTGGTCCAGCGCTTTGAACATCGCAACTATGAGCTGGAGGACCTGTTCCAGATCGGCACCATTGGCCTGATCAAAGCCATTGACAAATTCGACCTGAGCTACCAGGTGCGGTTTTCCACCTATGCCGTTCCTATGATTTTAGGGGAAATCAGACGGTTTTTGCGCGATGATAGCACCGTTAAAGTAAGTCGTTCTCTAAAGGAGACAGCTTTCAAGGTCAACCGTACCCGTGAGGAAATGGCCAAAAAACTGGGCCGGGAACCATCTATTAGCGAAATAGCCGAAGCTATGGATCTTTCCCGGGAGGAAATAGTAGCCGCCCTGGAAGCCGTACAGATGCCGGGGTCCATCCACGATACCATTTACCAGGATGACGGCGATCCAATTTACGTTTTGGACCAACTGGCTACAGAGGAAGGGGAAGAGACAGCATGGCTGGATAAAATTGCTATAAAAGAAGTGCTGCGAAAGATTCCGGAGAAACACCGGCGGGTCCTGGTCATGCGTTTTTTCCAGGATAAAACCCAGGCCGAAGTGGCAGCCCGTATGGGATTGTCGCAAGTGCAGATTTCCCGCATCGAGCGCCAGGCCTTGCAAAAAGTCAGGGAACTGTTGCAGGCGGAGGGAAACAAAGGGGCGTCGCCGGCAGATAAAGAAAATGGGTGA
- the spoIIAB gene encoding anti-sigma F factor, with product MAGEAQVKNSMALEFLSLPENVGLARVAVATFAAQVDMTLNELEEIKVAVSEAVSNAIIHGYRGEPRGIVRVAVERTAAGLVITVEDKGCGIPDVATAMQPAYSTDPERMGLGFAFMQSFMDDLEVTSEVNRGTRVKMFKAFKGEAGK from the coding sequence ATGGCTGGTGAGGCGCAAGTTAAAAACAGCATGGCCCTTGAGTTTTTAAGCCTGCCGGAAAATGTCGGGCTGGCCAGGGTGGCGGTTGCCACCTTTGCCGCCCAGGTAGATATGACCTTGAATGAACTGGAAGAGATTAAAGTTGCGGTTTCCGAAGCGGTGTCCAATGCCATCATCCACGGTTATCGAGGAGAACCCCGGGGTATAGTACGGGTGGCCGTGGAGCGCACGGCAGCGGGGCTGGTAATTACCGTGGAGGATAAAGGCTGCGGTATTCCCGATGTGGCCACGGCCATGCAACCGGCCTACTCCACTGATCCCGAAAGGATGGGGCTGGGCTTCGCCTTTATGCAATCCTTCATGGATGACCTGGAAGTGACCTCGGAGGTCAACCGGGGGACGCGGGTGAAGATGTTTAAAGCCTTCAAAGGAGAGGCTGGAAAGTAA
- a CDS encoding STAS domain-containing protein, with amino-acid sequence MQVFFSMEGKELWARVKGEVDLESADALRRELEASLDHARPEVLLLDLEGVTFMDSSGLGVILGRYRDLKKQGGRVVICRPQPQVRRLLEISGLSKIMTIHPDGPETAGGVD; translated from the coding sequence TTGCAGGTATTTTTTAGCATGGAAGGTAAAGAACTCTGGGCGCGGGTCAAGGGAGAAGTTGACCTGGAAAGCGCCGACGCTTTGCGCCGGGAACTGGAAGCCAGCCTGGATCACGCCCGCCCAGAAGTATTGCTGCTGGATCTGGAAGGAGTTACCTTTATGGATAGTTCAGGGCTGGGGGTAATCCTGGGCCGTTACCGGGATTTAAAGAAGCAGGGAGGCAGGGTGGTCATTTGCCGGCCCCAGCCCCAGGTAAGGCGGTTGCTGGAAATATCCGGCCTTAGTAAAATTATGACCATCCATCCCGATGGGCCAGAAACTGCGGGAGGGGTTGACTGA
- a CDS encoding D-alanyl-D-alanine carboxypeptidase family protein, which yields MRKTGVLLLAVILGLCLLPGLLLAASSGPTDAAGALPADAQPAQAAAGNQAAASLTLNAKGAILMDPQTGEVLWEKNAHARYYPASMTKLMTMIVAMDMVANGQARLDEPVQTSERAESFGGSEVFLAAGETFPLEQMLIAIAVASANDAAVAVAEHLAGSEEAFVAMMNAKAKELGLKNTHFANCHGLHDEQNYTSAYDMAVIARYALKYPKIREWTSIKRYTFRREPLSILDNTNKMLYWYPGTDGFKTGFTDAAGLNLVSTVERDGLRLIAVVMGVETPRGNFTDSMKLYNWAYKQWAFQQLYGPGQVVATVPVGKGRVEQVKAVTTAKVGARVSRIRGKAEKVTARVDLPPLLNAPVNEGQKVGQVTVFRDGKEIDHVDLVTGEGVARASLGQEITRAIRAVFTIRQ from the coding sequence GTGCGTAAAACAGGAGTTCTACTACTGGCGGTCATCCTGGGACTGTGCTTGCTTCCAGGGTTACTGCTGGCTGCAAGTTCGGGGCCAACAGACGCGGCCGGGGCCCTGCCGGCGGATGCACAACCGGCGCAGGCTGCTGCAGGCAACCAAGCAGCAGCAAGCCTGACCCTGAACGCCAAAGGGGCCATCCTTATGGACCCCCAGACGGGGGAGGTCCTCTGGGAGAAGAATGCCCATGCCCGTTACTACCCGGCCAGCATGACCAAGCTGATGACTATGATAGTAGCCATGGACATGGTGGCCAATGGCCAGGCCAGGTTGGATGAACCGGTGCAGACCAGCGAGCGGGCTGAAAGTTTTGGCGGTTCGGAAGTCTTCCTGGCTGCGGGGGAGACTTTCCCCCTTGAGCAGATGCTCATTGCCATCGCCGTGGCTTCGGCCAACGACGCGGCAGTGGCCGTGGCCGAACACCTGGCCGGCTCGGAGGAAGCCTTTGTGGCCATGATGAATGCTAAGGCCAAAGAACTGGGCTTGAAAAATACTCATTTTGCCAACTGCCATGGCCTCCATGATGAGCAAAACTATACTTCCGCCTACGATATGGCTGTTATTGCCCGTTATGCCTTGAAGTACCCCAAAATCAGGGAGTGGACCTCTATCAAACGTTACACCTTCCGCCGGGAACCATTGTCCATCCTGGACAATACAAATAAAATGCTTTACTGGTACCCGGGTACCGACGGCTTTAAAACCGGCTTTACCGATGCCGCCGGCTTGAACCTGGTATCAACGGTCGAAAGGGATGGCCTGCGTTTAATCGCCGTAGTTATGGGCGTGGAAACCCCCCGGGGCAATTTCACCGATTCCATGAAGCTTTATAACTGGGCCTATAAACAGTGGGCCTTCCAGCAGCTCTATGGCCCCGGCCAGGTAGTAGCCACCGTACCGGTAGGCAAGGGCCGAGTGGAACAGGTCAAAGCCGTCACCACGGCTAAAGTTGGGGCGCGGGTTAGCCGCATCCGGGGCAAGGCCGAAAAGGTAACTGCCAGGGTAGATTTACCGCCGCTTTTAAATGCTCCCGTTAATGAGGGTCAGAAGGTCGGCCAGGTGACGGTCTTCAGGGATGGTAAAGAGATCGACCACGTCGACCTGGTGACCGGCGAAGGGGTAGCCAGGGCATCCCTGGGCCAGGAGATTACCAGGGCAATCCGGGCCGTTTTCACCATTCGACAATAA